One stretch of Prunus persica cultivar Lovell chromosome G1, Prunus_persica_NCBIv2, whole genome shotgun sequence DNA includes these proteins:
- the LOC18792836 gene encoding F-box protein At5g07610, with protein sequence MGSETRTRARRRSCQATDFGATAVASSVDLLVEILMRLPAKPLLRFKCVSKQWYSIISDPQFIINYAQRNLKPLLGLLLSGRKEQLGPYPEFSFISIGGYGKTGRVPKFLTIPKLEIQDFCNGLMCYSKPHMDAPQFTSYYVCNSASGQSKRIRVLESPSSKRLMAVNLAFDPSKSPFYNVIFVSETSGSELNHLIKIDIYSSKTQTWRPSTKGLFIVPHDVDFGNGVYWNGAIYWYHRKKNSLAYFDFEADCLERLQMPLLSQGSYPMSFDYFGESGGHLHLVGTCRPGTTLFTVFEMEKDRSGWFVKCNGDLGDLTTTFPKMVTPRLSRRYLFSPVSLFRGEKEEELSIVLTIPGSVVQYNAKDKTSKKLCDLPKGFIFNDFMGQGFRFKSHQYMETLASI encoded by the coding sequence ATGGGATCGGAGACGAGAACcagagcaagaagaagaagctgccaAGCCACAGATTTCGGTGCAACTGCAGTGGCCAGCTCAGTGGACCTCTTGGTAGAGATCCTGATGCGCCTTCCAGCAAAACCTCTCCTCAGATTCAAATGCGTATCCAAACAATGGTACTCTATAATCTCTGATCCTCAGTTTATTATCAATTATGCCCAAAGAAACTTAAAACCTCTTTTGGGTTTGTTGTTGAGTGGCCGTAAAGAACAATTAGGTCCATACCcagaattttctttcatttccaTTGGAGGCTATGGCAAAACTGGGAGAGTCCCAAAATTTCTTACCATCCCCAAATTGGAAATTCAAGACTTCTGTAATGGATTGATGTGCTATTCTAAGCCTCACATGGATGCCCCTCAGTTCACTTCTTATTATGTTTGTAATTCTGCATCTGGGCAATCCAAAAGAATCAGAGTTCTTGAAAGTCCATCCAGCAAGAGATTGATGGCTGTGAATTTGGCTTTTGATCCTTCAAAGTCACCTTTTTACAATGTGATTTTTGTCAGTGAAACATCTGGGTCAGAATTGAACCATCTGATCAAAATTGATATTTACTCCTCTAAGACTCAGACTTGGAGACCAAGCACAAAGGGGCTGTTCATTGTGCCTCATGATGTGGACTTTGGCAATGGGGTTTACTGGAATGGCGCGATTTATTGGTACCATCGAAAGAAGAACTCTTTagcatattttgattttgaggcTGACTGCCTGGAAAGGTTGCAAATGCCATTACTTTCTCAGGGATCGTACCCCATGAGTTTCGACTATTTTGGAGAGTCGGGCGGGCATTTGCATCTTGTTGGGACCTGCAGACCAGGCACTACTCTGTTCACTGTGTTTGAGATGGAGAAAGATaggtctggctggtttgtgaAGTGTAATGGTGATTTGGGTGATTTAACAACTACTTTCCCAAAGATGGTTACCCCCAGACTATCTAGGCGTTATTTGTTTTCTCCAGTGAGCCTGTTtagaggagaaaaagaagaagagctgAGTATTGTGCTAACAATACCTGGGAGTGTGGTCCAATATAACGCCAAGGATAAGACATCAAAGAAGCTCTGTGATCTGCCAAAAGGTTTCATTTTCAATGACTTTATGGGGCAAGGCTTTAGGTTTAAATCGCATCAGTACATGGAGACCCTTGCTTCCATATGA